A region of Moorena producens PAL-8-15-08-1 DNA encodes the following proteins:
- a CDS encoding succinate--CoA ligase subunit alpha — MNLSTDSKVLVQGITQPLGLYYAARMKAYGTNVVAGVSTGQGGQTLHGIPVFDLVEQACHHVEAVDTTIIFEESYQIKDVALEAIDAGIRQIILVTGGIPPLDMVELLAIAQATKTIILGPSSSGIIVPGKVLLGTHESEFYRPGSVGLITRGSYLIYEVALGLTQANLGQSIAINLGSEAIVGSSFSHWLEVLEKDKATNVIVLVDQTGGGYEDVAAAAYIAQEIHKPVISYIAGRYTPETQLICNPSARLSTHLPEAMSNMTKMSTAQEKVAVFKQGRIPVAERPSQIPILVQKALDH; from the coding sequence ATGAACTTGAGTACCGATAGCAAAGTTTTAGTACAAGGCATTACACAACCTCTAGGTTTGTACTACGCTGCCCGGATGAAAGCCTATGGCACCAATGTCGTAGCTGGAGTTAGTACTGGTCAGGGAGGGCAAACCTTGCATGGCATTCCTGTATTTGATTTAGTAGAGCAGGCTTGCCATCATGTCGAGGCTGTGGACACAACCATTATTTTTGAAGAATCTTACCAGATAAAGGATGTTGCCTTGGAAGCGATAGATGCTGGGATCAGGCAAATTATTCTCGTTACTGGTGGTATTCCTCCCTTGGATATGGTAGAATTACTAGCTATTGCCCAAGCTACTAAAACGATTATTCTTGGTCCGAGCAGTTCTGGGATTATTGTTCCAGGAAAAGTTTTGCTAGGGACTCACGAGAGTGAATTTTACAGACCTGGCTCAGTGGGATTAATTACCCGTGGTAGTTATCTGATCTACGAAGTTGCTTTAGGCTTAACTCAAGCTAACCTAGGACAGTCAATCGCTATTAACCTTGGCAGTGAAGCAATTGTTGGTTCTTCATTTAGCCATTGGCTGGAGGTTTTGGAAAAAGATAAAGCTACAAACGTTATTGTGCTAGTTGATCAGACTGGCGGCGGCTACGAAGACGTGGCCGCTGCCGCGTATATAGCCCAGGAAATCCATAAACCAGTGATTTCCTACATTGCGGGACGCTATACACCAGAGACACAACTAATTTGTAACCCTAGTGCTAGGCTATCGACTCACCTACCAGAGGCTATGAGTAATATGACTAAAATGTCTACGGCACAGGAAAAAGTGGCAGTATTTAAGCAAGGGAGAATCCCAGTAGCTGAACGCCCTTCCCAAATTCCCATCTTGGTTCAAAAGGCTCTCGACCATTGA
- a CDS encoding ATP-grasp domain-containing protein, producing the protein MHLLEYQAKELFREIGIPVLPAQRIDHPTDIKGLQIPYPVVLKSQVSTCGDNPARRIRCVENTIDAIAAARAIFKLPILGKHPQVLLAESRYNAEQEFYLAVFLDYNLARPVLLGSSQGRMDTKTLISDMQKVVVEQNFSPFYGRRLAIKMGLHGNLIESVSGIINKMYQLFVQKDLDIVEINPLGVSPTGELMALDGRIAINDKALRRHQDLINLTSTMAESGSYQDMPTNSSHNFNGRDLNGNIGIICNSMCLAATTVDLVYQAKGKPRQCHLVPTINSNQYWPITPAAIEELQEALRKLTTSEGIKVVLVNILSNRATSNAAAEMIANYLLSQSWETAVLNSENQEQNSTSHPLSSHHQDLLSKGKSPGSASGIERPHLVIRLVGTNFHSIQQRLAELPVYFTDNLDEAVKQAVSIARKGSRRPNLVI; encoded by the coding sequence ATGCATCTGTTAGAATATCAGGCTAAAGAATTATTCCGTGAGATTGGCATTCCGGTTTTGCCTGCTCAACGCATTGACCATCCTACCGACATCAAGGGATTACAGATTCCCTATCCGGTGGTGCTCAAATCTCAAGTATCTACTTGTGGAGACAACCCAGCTCGTCGGATCCGGTGTGTAGAGAATACCATCGATGCGATCGCAGCAGCTAGGGCAATTTTCAAACTCCCGATTCTGGGTAAGCATCCTCAAGTACTGCTAGCAGAATCCCGTTACAATGCTGAACAAGAATTTTATCTAGCCGTGTTCCTAGACTACAACTTGGCCCGTCCTGTGCTACTGGGTTCTTCCCAAGGGCGTATGGACACCAAAACCTTGATCAGCGATATGCAAAAGGTTGTGGTCGAGCAAAACTTTTCACCCTTCTATGGGCGGCGTCTTGCCATCAAAATGGGACTTCATGGTAATCTGATTGAGTCAGTGAGTGGGATTATTAATAAAATGTACCAACTTTTTGTCCAAAAAGATTTGGACATAGTGGAAATTAATCCCCTCGGTGTTAGTCCCACTGGTGAACTCATGGCTCTTGATGGCAGGATTGCTATCAACGACAAGGCTCTGAGACGTCATCAGGATTTGATCAACTTGACATCGACTATGGCTGAGAGCGGGTCTTACCAAGACATGCCCACTAACTCAAGCCATAATTTCAATGGTCGTGATCTCAACGGCAACATCGGGATTATATGCAACAGCATGTGTCTAGCTGCAACAACAGTTGATCTGGTATACCAAGCAAAGGGTAAACCAAGACAGTGTCATCTCGTTCCAACGATCAACTCTAACCAATACTGGCCAATAACTCCTGCTGCGATAGAGGAACTGCAAGAGGCTTTACGAAAACTAACCACATCTGAAGGGATTAAAGTGGTCTTAGTGAATATCTTGAGCAATAGGGCTACCAGCAATGCCGCAGCTGAGATGATTGCCAATTATCTACTGTCTCAAAGTTGGGAAACAGCTGTACTCAATTCAGAGAACCAGGAGCAAAATTCCACCAGTCATCCCCTTAGCTCCCATCACCAAGACCTGTTATCTAAGGGCAAATCTCCTGGATCAGCCTCTGGGATTGAGAGACCTCACCTTGTGATCCGTTTAGTTGGGACAAATTTTCACTCAATCCAACAGCGTTTGGCTGAGCTCCCCGTATACTTTACAGACAACTTAGATGAGGCAGTCAAGCAAGCTGTATCTATTGCCAGGAAGGGGTCACGACGTCCTAACCTAGTCATCTAG
- a CDS encoding M16 family metallopeptidase, whose amino-acid sequence MRLEALLSEPLPQVKFPASVFKLTNGLNVIHQYLSATPVVVADVWVGAGAIAEPDEWYGMAHFLEHMIFKGTETIAPGVFDYVIESHGGVTNAATSHDFAHFFVTSASEYLKHTLPPLAELLLHPAIPEEEFVRERCVVLEEIRGSYDNPDWVGFQALSESVYQRHPYGRPILGTEADLMAHSPQQMRCFHQCHYQPENMTVVIVGDIDQESALTIVNQSFQDFPSPSDCPKPEVMAEAPFIGIRRQELNLPRLEHARLLMAWHGPGIDQLGDACGLDLLSVLLADGRSSRLVRELREEKQLVQDIGSSFSLQRDSSLFTITAYLEPEYLEQVEAIIREHLWQLQQTPVSTTEIKRCQRQLYNDYIFSTESAGQLAGLYGYYSTIATAEAAYSYPIEIQKLTANDVMQLAQRYLSPHRYAITILNSIA is encoded by the coding sequence TTGAGATTAGAAGCATTGTTATCTGAGCCCCTACCTCAAGTAAAGTTTCCTGCTAGTGTTTTCAAACTGACCAATGGCTTGAATGTCATTCATCAATACCTAAGCGCTACACCAGTAGTAGTGGCCGATGTGTGGGTTGGTGCTGGTGCGATCGCAGAACCAGATGAATGGTATGGCATGGCTCACTTCTTGGAACACATGATTTTTAAAGGCACCGAGACCATTGCTCCTGGTGTTTTTGACTATGTGATTGAAAGCCACGGTGGTGTAACGAATGCCGCTACTAGCCATGACTTTGCTCATTTTTTCGTAACCAGTGCTTCTGAGTACTTAAAACACACCCTGCCTCCCTTGGCAGAATTACTCTTACATCCTGCTATTCCTGAAGAAGAATTTGTCCGGGAACGGTGTGTGGTGTTAGAAGAAATTCGTGGCAGCTACGATAATCCTGATTGGGTAGGATTTCAGGCTCTTTCTGAGAGCGTTTACCAACGTCACCCCTATGGCAGACCGATTCTGGGTACTGAAGCGGATTTGATGGCTCACTCTCCCCAACAAATGCGCTGTTTCCACCAATGCCATTACCAGCCAGAAAATATGACTGTGGTGATTGTAGGTGATATTGACCAAGAATCAGCATTAACTATAGTTAACCAGTCATTTCAAGATTTTCCTTCCCCCAGTGATTGTCCTAAACCAGAGGTGATGGCTGAAGCACCATTTATCGGAATTAGGCGTCAGGAACTAAACTTGCCTCGCCTGGAACACGCACGTCTATTGATGGCTTGGCACGGACCAGGGATAGATCAGCTTGGGGATGCTTGTGGTTTGGATTTACTCTCTGTGCTTCTGGCTGATGGACGGTCTTCTCGCTTGGTAAGAGAATTAAGGGAAGAGAAACAATTAGTGCAAGACATTGGTAGTAGTTTCTCTCTACAGCGTGATTCGAGTTTGTTTACTATTACCGCCTACCTAGAACCCGAGTACCTGGAACAGGTAGAAGCAATAATTAGGGAACACCTGTGGCAATTGCAACAGACACCAGTGTCAACCACAGAAATCAAACGCTGTCAACGTCAGCTCTATAACGACTATATTTTTTCCACAGAATCTGCTGGTCAACTTGCTGGTTTGTATGGTTACTACAGCACTATTGCTACAGCAGAAGCAGCCTATAGTTATCCGATTGAGATTCAAAAGCTAACAGCTAATGACGTAATGCAATTAGCCCAGCGGTATCTTTCTCCCCATCGCTATGCTATCACAATTCTCAACAGTATAGCTTAG
- a CDS encoding M16 family metallopeptidase — MPNITLKQQQNIHRTVLDNGIVVIVVENAAADIIASRLFLRAGSQCDPPNQAGLSHLVSAVITKGTQELSSIDIAERVESMGAQLGADAANDYFLLSLKTVAADWFEMLQLAGQILRSPSFPDAEVDLERYLTIQTIRAQQEQPFNIAYKQLRQAIYQDHPYGFSVLGEEATVSTLDRADLEHYHQTYFRPDNLIISIAGRINSEDAIKQVEQVFGDWQVPDTPLSKPSLASPIAQPCQVTTAQDTQQSIVMLGYLTSAVQEADFATLKLLNTYLGNGLSSRLFVELREKRGLAYDVSALFPTRQSASTFIAYMGTAPENTETALVGLVTEVERLCSQQLSQDELQVAKNKLLGQYALGKQTNGQLAQVYGWYETIGLGVEFDTLFQQDVTRVTPEMAQAAANRYFIEPYISLVGPAEAINFLG; from the coding sequence ATGCCTAATATCACACTAAAGCAACAACAGAATATCCATCGCACAGTGCTAGATAATGGCATCGTGGTGATTGTAGTTGAAAATGCTGCTGCTGATATCATTGCCAGCCGTCTATTTCTTCGGGCAGGTAGTCAGTGCGATCCACCAAACCAAGCTGGGCTATCTCACCTGGTCTCAGCAGTTATCACCAAGGGAACCCAAGAATTATCCTCCATAGACATTGCCGAACGAGTGGAGTCTATGGGGGCTCAACTTGGTGCTGATGCGGCTAACGATTATTTTCTACTCTCCCTGAAAACCGTTGCAGCTGACTGGTTTGAAATGTTACAGCTAGCAGGACAGATTTTGCGATCGCCTAGTTTCCCAGATGCTGAAGTAGACCTAGAAAGGTACCTAACCATTCAAACTATTCGTGCCCAACAGGAGCAACCCTTTAACATTGCCTATAAGCAATTGCGACAGGCAATCTATCAAGACCATCCCTACGGCTTTTCGGTGTTGGGAGAAGAAGCTACGGTATCTACACTGGATCGAGCTGACTTAGAACACTATCATCAGACTTATTTCCGCCCTGATAACCTCATAATTAGTATTGCAGGTCGTATTAACTCAGAAGATGCGATTAAGCAGGTGGAGCAAGTGTTTGGGGATTGGCAAGTTCCCGATACACCCCTGAGCAAACCCTCCTTAGCCTCCCCCATTGCCCAACCCTGCCAAGTGACTACTGCCCAAGACACGCAGCAGTCGATTGTGATGCTGGGTTATCTTACCTCAGCCGTACAAGAGGCTGACTTTGCTACCCTCAAACTCCTCAATACCTACCTGGGGAATGGTCTTTCTAGCCGCTTATTTGTAGAACTCAGAGAAAAGCGGGGTTTAGCCTATGATGTCTCAGCATTGTTTCCGACACGCCAGTCGGCTTCTACGTTTATAGCCTACATGGGAACAGCACCGGAAAATACAGAAACTGCCCTGGTTGGTCTGGTTACCGAAGTGGAACGCCTTTGTTCTCAACAACTGAGTCAGGATGAATTGCAAGTTGCCAAAAATAAGCTTCTTGGTCAGTATGCACTAGGTAAACAAACCAATGGTCAGCTCGCTCAAGTCTATGGCTGGTATGAGACGATCGGGCTAGGAGTTGAGTTTGATACCCTGTTTCAACAAGATGTGACAAGGGTTACTCCAGAGATGGCTCAAGCAGCAGCTAATCGCTATTTCATTGAACCTTATATTTCTCTAGTCGGACCGGCTGAAGCAATCAACTTCCTGGGTTAA
- a CDS encoding peptidoglycan-binding domain-containing protein, whose amino-acid sequence MDSIDTTNSIIGITIFGSVALSLGNLPAVALEANGVVPKLAQGITPVKINRPTLDIGSEGERVSELQAVLKLLGYYTGEVNGFYGDNTAIAVSKLQQQAGLTPHGIMGAAEWNFLFPSIPPNPTSSTSTSNPLPSASIRPPTTSDGISASSFPRPSITEAITQTTTTRPNSSSPATSTGFGNRTTTTGNAVTVERTKPRAITLPILRQGMRGPAVQQLQRRLKSLGFLKATVDGVFGEVTKAAVQAAQRKFKLEPDGIVGPATWNALLR is encoded by the coding sequence ATGGATTCTATAGACACCACTAACAGCATTATCGGTATAACTATCTTTGGATCAGTAGCCCTTAGCTTAGGGAACTTGCCAGCAGTTGCCCTTGAAGCTAATGGCGTTGTCCCAAAACTGGCTCAAGGAATTACCCCAGTCAAAATCAACCGACCAACTCTTGACATTGGTAGTGAGGGGGAAAGAGTATCTGAATTACAAGCAGTTCTTAAATTATTGGGGTATTACACAGGAGAGGTAAATGGGTTTTATGGAGATAATACTGCGATCGCTGTCTCCAAGCTCCAGCAACAAGCGGGTTTAACTCCCCATGGCATCATGGGAGCTGCTGAATGGAATTTTTTGTTTCCAAGCATCCCACCCAATCCAACATCCTCAACCTCTACTTCCAATCCCTTACCCTCAGCAAGTATAAGACCCCCGACCACCTCTGATGGCATCTCAGCTTCATCGTTTCCGAGGCCTTCCATCACAGAAGCTATTACCCAAACCACCACAACTCGTCCCAACTCTTCCTCCCCAGCAACCAGCACTGGCTTTGGTAATCGCACTACTACAACAGGCAATGCGGTCACTGTCGAGAGAACTAAGCCTAGGGCTATAACCTTACCAATTCTCCGACAAGGTATGCGTGGTCCAGCCGTCCAGCAATTGCAGAGGCGACTGAAATCTCTTGGTTTTTTAAAAGCCACAGTGGATGGGGTATTTGGAGAGGTTACGAAAGCCGCAGTTCAAGCCGCTCAGCGCAAGTTCAAACTAGAACCTGATGGCATTGTTGGTCCTGCTACTTGGAATGCTTTGCTACGTTGA